A stretch of DNA from Hoeflea ulvae:
GCCTGCGGCGCAGCAGCTCACGGCAGCAGGCTCCCATCTGCCCTGACGTGAAACCGCCGCCCCCGCTTGTAGAGCGTCTGGCCATTGTTGCTCGCCGTCACCGTGGCGATCCATTCGCCTTGTGCCAGTTGTCCCTCCGCCCGGTAGATGCCATCGCTGCCGCGCACCATCACCAGTTCACGGTCCTGATCGGTGCCGACCGGCCGGCGCAGGGCCACGACCATGCTGTCGGCCAGCGCCGGTTCGCCGCGGCGATCGGAAAAACGGATCGACAGGCCATCGACATCAGAGCCGAATTCGAGCTGGTAACCCAGGGCGGCAATGTCGCGCGATTCCGCGGCCTTGGCGTTGAACTGCTGGCTGGCCACATAGGTGTTGGGCACGACAAGCCCGCTCCAGGTGGTGACCGCAAACCGCGCCATGATCAGGTTGACGGTGATGATCACCCCGAAAAACGCCACCATGGTGAACAGCATGTGCCTGCCGGTAAATTCCTTGGGCTGGAAAATCGCCCGGATCATCTGCATCACTTTGTCTCCGGTGCATGGAAATTGGCGGTATAGCTGTCGCGTTCGGTGCTGGCCCGGTCTTCGGTGATGAAGCGGAACTTCGCCGTCTCGGAGCTTACATATTCCTTGGGCTGAAGCACATTGACCCGCAATTCGCGCAACCGGTCGGGCTCGACCGGAATGGCAAACGACACCCCTGCGGGCTGATCAATGCCCGGAATCCGCATCGTCGCGCCCGGCAGGCCCTCGATCGACAGGAAGATCACCCGCGGTTCGGGGATCATGTTGAGGATCTTCACCGAATATCCATTGCGAATGTCGCCGTTGGATTCCAGCACATATTGCGGATTGCGGTCATGCAGCACATTGACCTCCAGCCGGTCGCGCGACAACAGCCCCACCAGCAGGGCGATGCCGACCAGCGACCATACACCCATATACATGAGGGACCGGGCGCGGAAAACGATGCGCCAGTTGAAATGCTTGACCGCATCGACAAAGCCGCCGTCCTCGGTGCGGGTGCGCCCGGGATCCAGCGTGCCGGTGACCGGATCCTGGGCCAGCGCCATGTTGTCGGCATAATCGGCCAGCGTGGCATAGGAAATCAGCCCGCGCGGCCGGTCGAGCTTGTCCATCACGGTGTCGCAGGCATCGATGCACAGCGCGCAGGTGATGCATTCGAGCTGCTGGCCGTCGCGGATGTCGATGCCCATCGGACAGACCGCGACACAGGCATTGCAGTCGACGCAATCCCCCTGCACCAACCCTTGCGCCGCCGCCTTCTTGGCGTGGCGGCCACGCGGTTCGCCGCGCCAGTCATTATAGGTCACCACCAGCGAGTTCTCATCCAGCATGGCGGCCTGGATGCGCGGCCAGGGGCACATATAGATGCAGACCTGCTCGCGCATCAGCCCGCCGAATGTGTAGGTCGTCGCCGTCAGCACCGCCACGGTGATATAGGCGATCGGCGCGGCATTGCCGGTGAAGAAATTCACGAACAGCGTCGGCGCATCGGCGAAATAGAAGATCCAGGCGCCGCCGGTGGCGACCCCGATGAAGATCCAGCTTGCGTGCTTGGCCACCCGCTTGAACAGCTTCGACGCGCTCCACGGTGCGGCATCGAGCTTCATGCGCTGGTTGCGGTCGCCCTCGATCCACCGCTCGACCACCAGGAACAGATCGACCCACACCGTTTGCGGACAGGTGTAGCCGCACCAGGCGCGGCCGACCGCCGAGGTGATCAGGAACAGTCCGAACCCGGCCATTACCAGCAATCCGGCGACAAAGAAGAACTCCTGCGGCCAGATCTCGATGAAAAAGAAATAGAACCGCCGGTTGGCGACATCGAGCAGCACCGCCTGGTCGGGCGCAAACGGCCCGCGATCCCATCTAAGCCATGGCGTGAGGTAGTAGATTCCGAGGGTGACCAGCATCACCAGCCACTTGAAGCGCCGGTAGGTGCCTTCGGCGCGTTTCGGGAAAATCTTCTTGCGCGCCTCGTAAAGCGGCTTGCGTTTCCAGGCGGCATTGACCGATTCGGCATCAAGCCGCTCGATTTCATCCGCATCCTGTGACGCGACGGTGGGCGTTTGCGTGTTCATCATGGGCACCATTGATCTGAGCCGCACCATGCGCGCACCACAGCGCCGATGCCTTGATCAAGATCAAGCCGTCACAACCAGCTTTTGCCACGCACCCGCGCCGGGCGGTTGCCGGCAGGGGTGGCGACCTCGACCATGGCGCCCTCCTCCCAGCAGTCGCGATTGATCATGGAGATTGCCACATTGGTTTCAAAATCCGGCGACCAGGCAGCCGAGGTGACCTGGCCGACCGGCTCCCCCTGGGCGCTTACCGTCCAGGGCTCGGGGCATGGCGGCACCGCATCGCCGTCGATCTCGAGATAGCGGATCTGCTTGAGCGGGCCTTCCCTGGCGACCCGCAACAGCGCGTCACGGCCGACGCAACCGATGGCTGACCTGGTGTCGCAAAACCGGCCCAGCCCGCATTCATGCGGCGTGTTGGCCCGCGTCATGTCATTGCCGTAAGACAGCATGCCTGCCTCTATCCGCTCGATCAGGTTGGGGCACCCTGCCCGCACATCGAGATCCCGGCCGGCTTCAAACAGCGCGTCCCACAGCGGTTCACCATGCTGGCCGCCCTCGACATAGATCTCGAAGCCGCCCTGCTTGGAATAGCCCGAGCGGGCAACGACCAGATCGACGCCATTGAAGGCAAGGCGCTTGTAGCGGAAAAACCGGATCGAGCGGACTTCGTCGCCAAATACCCGGGCGGCCAGATCATCGGCGCGCGGGCCACTGGATCGCCAGCGGCGACACATCGGGTTCGATCACATCGACGGCCAGCCGGAAGCCCACCGCCAGCGCCTTGACCCACAACAGCAGATCGCTGTCGGCGATCGACACCCAGTAGCGGTCCTCGTCGAGCTTGACGGTGACCGGATCGTTGAGCATGCCGCCGGTCTCGTCGACCATCGGGGTGTAGAGACATTGCCCGACCGCCATCTCCGAGAGATCCCGCGGTGTCAGCATCTGCACCAGTTCGGCCGCCTGCGGACCGCGGATCTCCACCTGCCGCTCGCAGGCCACATCCCAGACCTGAACGGCGCTTTTGAGATGGTGATAATCCTCGACCACCGACCTGAACACGGTGGGCAAAAGCATGCGGTTGTAGACCGTATAGGCCGACACGCCTGCAGCGGTGACACGGTCCGTGAACGGCGTGCGGCGGGTGCGGCGGGATATCGACAGAAAAGGCGGCATTGGCTGTCTCCGGAGCAAGGGGCGCGTCATGCGCAGGCACCGGCAGACTAGTTGCGGCACATCCGTCAAGGCGCGCCAGATCGCGTCATGGGAGAACTATTTTTTGTCTCTCAACCCACCCATCCGAGCCGTTCGACAAACCACCAGGCCGCCACGGCGGCGATCGCCAGCGACATCGGCATGGTGATCCGCGTCCGGTACCAGCTCTTGTCGGAGAACCAGGCGCCGAACAGCGCATAGCAGCCGGCGACAACGGCAAGCTGCCCGGCCTCGACACCGATATTGAAGGCCACCAGCCCACTGACGAAATGCGCCGGCGACAGGCCGATCTCGGTCAGCACGCCGGCAAAACCGAGCCCGTGCAACAGACCGAAGCCGAACACCACGAAGGGCCGCCAGGGACTGAGCCGGTTGGTCGCCAGGTTCTCCACAGCGATGAAGACGATCGAGGCGGCAATCAGCGGCTCGACAATGCTGGCAGGCAGCGAGATCACGCCCAGCATCGCCATGGCCAATGTGACCGAATGTGCGATTGTGAAAGCGGTGATCTGCACCAGCAGCGGCTTGAGCCGCGGTGACAGCAGAAACAGCCCGACCACGAAGAGAATGTGATCGAGTCCCTTGGGCACGATATGGGCAAAGCCGATGCCGACATAATCGACAAAGACCTCTCCGGCGCTGCGGCTGAGCCCGCCCTCCACCGGGATCGCTTCGCTGGGGCCGCCATCTGCAAGATAGGCTGAATAGCTGTATTCACCATCGGCGTCCGGCACCCGGATGACGCTGGGGCCGAAGGCCGGATCGAACGAGAACACCACCGCGCCGGCGCCCGGCGGCAATTGCCCCGCCAGCGTAAGCCGGCTCAGCCGGGCGAAATCGGTATCACCCACCGGAACAAGTTCCACGGCAACAATGTCGAGCGGCACCCTGGCGCCATCGGCCAGCAGCGCGACACCGTCGAGAAAGCGGGGTTGAAAGCGCTCGAACTCCGCTGCCAATGCGGCCTCGTCGAGCAGCCGAAGCGCGTCGTAGCGCTGCGCGTTGGGGCTGTCGTCGGTGTCACCATGCTCCGCGCCGATTTCGGCCAGCGCGGCCTCGAGTATCAGAGACATCTCGAGCCGCACCGTGCCGTCGCCGGCAAACACCAGATCGGCAATCGCCGGGCGGATTTCATGGGAGCGAACGGTCCCTGCCGCCCAAAGCAGCACGGCCACGGCCACAAGCAGGCTGGCAAGCAATTGATTTATCGAGCGCAAAGACAGGGTCATCATCAGATCCACGGCACAAGGACAGGACGGGGCGGTCACACAACCACAGGGCGGTGTCCGGCTTACTTGGACCGGTGATGCCGTTTCGTCCAGTCTCGGCAGGAGAATTTGCAGCAATTTCCTCTGGCAGCGGTCGCAAGGGCAGGATTTCAGTCAACCAACGCAACCGGTGCCCGCGATGCTCCCAGCCGGCGCTGCCAGAACGGGGCGTCCGGCCAGCGCCGCTCCATGCCGTAATAGGTTGCATGATGGCCGGCATAGGCCTGCCAGATGCGACCGGTCCGCGCCGCATGCGCCGGCATCGCGGTTTCATCACCGTCCAGCAGCGCAAGCGCCGACTCGCCGGCTTCCATGCCGGTCACCAGCGCGTTGAAAAGGCCCTGCGAGGACAAGGGATCCAGCGCAATGGCACTGTCGCCGGCGGCAAGCCAGCCCTGCCCGGCGGAGCTTGCAGCGGCGCTGTTGGCGGCACACACCTGCGGTTTCGAGACCGACCCATCATCCAGCTCACCCAGCGCCTGCGCCAGGCCGGCCGTGCGCCGGGCCGCAGCAATCGGCCCCTCCCGCATCAACGCGCGGATCACCGGCTGGTCGCTGTCTCCGTGAAAGCCGATGACGCGCCAGCCATCAGGCAGCAACGCCGTGTACCACCAGCCTTCGGGTGTCGACTGAGTATAGGTTGCCGGGTCCGCCTCACCGCGCTGGCGCAGCCGCTGATAGACGCAGGCGAGCCGGTCCATCACCATGCGGCGCTGGCCGAAGGGGCGCAGCAATTGCGAGCGCCGGCCGCCGGCATCGATGATCTGGCGGGCCATGATCATGTCGCCGCCCTCGAGCCGGACGGTCCAGCCCTGCGCACCACGATACAGGCCCGACACACTGACCGGCGCCATCAGGATGGCGCCGCGCGCCACCGCGCCGGCACGCAGATCCGCCTCGAACCGCGCCCGGTCGATGCGCCAGCCGGCTCCGTCGGGATCGCGGAAAGCATCGAGTTCAACGGCCTCGTCCGACCCCCAGCGGCTGACCTTGAGCGGTGCGGCGCCATGACCGGCCGCCTCGAAGCGCTGCCAGGCGCCCAGCGTCGTCAGCACCCTCCGCGCGGCACCCGGCAGGGTTTCGCCGATTCGCCAGACCGGCGGCGCAACCCGGTCAAGCAGCACCACGGAGGCGCGCGGTGCAAGCGTGGCCGCGGCGGCGGCGCCGGCGGTTCCCGCCCCGATAATGGCGACGTCGACCCTCACCGCTGGGTCGGCAGGCCGCGGGGAAAGCGGTTGACGAGATCAATTTCGCTCAGATCGACTTCCGTGGCCGAACGCACACCGCGCCGGCGCACGCCTTCGAGCGAATGGGTCAGGGGGCCCGGCGATGTCGCCTCCGCCCCGAGATTTTCGCGTTCCCGGTAATGCTCCTCTTCCGGGGTGATCAGCCGGGCGTAATCCTCGACTTCGATCTTGTCGGGAAATTCCGCGTCGCCGGGCCCATCGCGGACTTCGACCACACCGAGGAAATCGAAATGCTGGATCATGTTGTTGATCTGGTGGGTGTAGCCGTCCGCGCCCAGCGGTTCGATCCAGGCTTCCCGGTTGGCGAATGCCTTGCGCCGTTCCGACATTGGCCGGTTGGTGTCCATGACGATGTCGTAATTTTCCCGTGTCAGCACCTCATTGGGCACCCGCGCCGGCCAGAAACTCGGCACATAGGGATCGTAGCTCGGCGTGTAGCCGGAGCGGCAGCTGCTGGTGTCGGTCTGCCATGGCACCGCCATCCAGCGGGTGATGCCGCCCGGCAACTGCCCGAACAGCGGGCCGTTGGGGATGGTCACCGAATCGGTGGTCAGCACCTCGCTCTGCTGCGGCTCGATCCAGCCTTTCGGCGCGTGCAGGAAGCGGAACGGCGCCATGTACATCGAGGACGCACGCACCGGCCATGTCATTTCGCAGCCCGGATGGAATGCATCGGCGAGGCAGAATTCCAGCGCCGCGCGGGTCAGCATCTCGCCCTGTTCGGCCGGCGGCAGCTCGTCAACCTCGCGCACCGGCAACCGGTCGGGGTCATAGTCGGGCTCGAAATTGCCCTCGGACCATTTCTTCAGCATCGCCATCTGGCAATCGCTCAGCACCGCGTTCTGCCGGGGCGTGTCCGCCGGCGGCACATTCATCGCGTCACCGTAGAGCCATGGCCACGGCACCGGAGAATAACTGTCGCGGGCAAAATTTCGGAAATTGTTGTAGATCACCCGGCGCTGCTCGCGAAAAGCCGGGCTGGTGCTGCCCAGCCCGGCAAGCGCCTCCCTGCTGGTGAGATCGAAGGCCCCCTCCCAGCCAAAACCGCCGGCAAAGCCGGCATTGGTCCATTGCAGTCCCGCCATCCGTTCGAAGATCGGCAGGATTTCGGCGGTGAATGAGGGGCGCGTCGGTGCCGCCAGCATCTTCGACTTGATCGCGATGTCGCGCATCAGGTCCCACATGGTGCGCACTGACTTGCGTTGCGGCCCGTAATTGGGCGGCGCGACGACCACCCAGGCCGGAACCACCTGCAGGCGCTGGCCGTCGAGAAACACCTCCGCGGTCACCGGCCCGTCGGAGACATCGTCATACCAGCCTTCATTGTTGGCGAATGTGATGGCGGCGCTGTCATCATAGCTTTGCGAGCGCCCCATGCCGCCAAGCACGGTCAGCCGCGCGGCCGCATCGGTGCTGATCTCTCCGAGATAGACCGGGATATCCATGAATTTGCCCTCGAACCGCTCCGGCCCGGCCTCCGCACCCTGAAGGTGACGCGCTTCGGGCGTGATCGCCAGCCGGGTCCTGTCGGCCACGCCCGGATTGCGCAATGTCGTCGGCGGGGCATAATTGGCCTCCGGAATGTCGAGCGCGAGCTGGAAGCCGTACCAGGCCGCCTTCTGGTTGGCGAGTTGCACCGACCAGCGGATTTCCGCATCCCGGTCCTCGCCGGTCAGTTCGCGGATGATGTCGCCGCGGGCATTGCAGCCATAGATGCGGAAGCGCGCCGCCTGGCGTTTGAGTTTCTTGTCCGCATCGCGATAGCTGCCCGGCGGCAGCGGCGCCGGATCGATCACTTCGGGACCGTAGAAATATTCCTCGCTCGAGCCCACCCGGGCCACGCCGATGGACGGATAGATCACCGCCTGGACGATGCAGTCGTCCGTCTCGTCATGCATCGGCTCGACCGGACGCGGCTCGACTGGGTCACCGATCAGCTGCCCATTGGCGCTCTGGCGCAAGGCCGCGCCGGCGGCATAGACGCTGCGGCGGACCACGGCGATGGAGGACTCCTCGCTCGGACGGTTTTCCGGCGGCACCCGCCAGATGTTGAACGACAGGTTCTGGCCATAGTCGGACTGTCCGCGCGCATCGACGCGCTGCCGCGGGATCACCAGGGTTGCGACCGGCCGGAACTCACTTTCCGATTCAGGCCATTCGACCATCGCCTTGTCGAGCGGCATGGTGTCGGGATTGGTGCGCAGCTGGACCGACAGCACGAAGCGGTAGTCCCGCTCGGACAGCCGGTTGACCATATCGGTCTTGAGGTAATCGGTGGCATCGTCCGGCACATTTTCGGGTGCTGTTTCCGGCTCCAGCCGGTACTTGATGATCTCGTCACCGAGATGAAACGGCAGGATCGCCCAATAGGTGGTGGTCAGCACCGAGCCCTTGGGCGCGGTCATCGCATTGAGGATGTCGTTGGTTTCCCTGTGGCGGGCGAGATAGGCATTGTAGTTTCTCTGCACCACGCCGGCATAGGTGAACTCGACCATCTCCTTCGCGTCATTGACGAAGAACCGCGATGCCGCCTGCATGATCAGATCGGCGGTTTCGCCCTGTTCGCCCAGCGCGTTTTCACCCGGCACGCCGAACAGTTTCAGCCCGATGCCGAGCGTGCTGCCAAGGTCGGGAGAGGTCGGCCCGGTGTCGCTGGAAAACCGCATCCAGGCCTTGAGCCGCTGATGGGCAAAAATGCCGACGCGCATGTGCTCGGGCATGTCGTCATGCCGTTCGAGATAGCCATGGGCCACACCATGCAGCTTGCGGAAGACGGCACGTTGCGCCGGCGGCGGATCGACACGGGTGCGCTTGGCCTGGCCCATTTCGACAAACATCTCGATCAGCCGTTCGGCGGATGTGGCCTCGGTCTCAAAACATTCCGGGACTGGTGGTTCCTTTTCCATGCCGATCTCCTCAATTCAAAGGCAATATTGCGGTCCGCACGCGTCGAATACCAGCAGGCTAGCCGAAGTTGCTTCCGCAGGGAACAGCCCGAAACATAAAGACAGCACAAATCGACAGATTTATGCTCGGAATGACGCCGCTTTATTCGTCCAAATAAAACTTCATACGTAATCTGTATTTACGAATTTCAGCTTTTAGAACATTTGACTTTTCACACTCCTATTTGTTCTGGATACATCGCCGACCCCGCCGGCAAACCGCGTGCGAGGTCTGGTCGCCGCGCCCCGAAACCGCCCGGTTCTGCAGTGTGGATAATCGATTGATCGAGGCGGCGAACGGATGCATCTTGGCCGCCCATCTGGAGAGCGATCATGACACGACGGACATCCCTCAAACGGGCAACCGCCTTCTTCGGACTGGCGCTGACTTTCGCCCAGGTTTCCGCCGTGTCGGGACATGAATTCTGGATCGAGCCGGAGGCCTTTGCGGTGGCCCGCGATAGGGAGATCCGCGCCGACATCCGCGTCGGACAGGATTTCAAGGGCGATATCCTTCCCTATATTCCCTCGCGCTTTACCGCCTTCAAGCGCTACGACCGCCTTGGCGAGAGCGATGTTTCAGGCACCACCGGCGACCTGCCGGCGCTGGCCCTGACACCGCGCAGCGAAGGGCTCACCCTGTTCACCTATGTCTCGGTTGCCGAGCGGATCCGCTTTCAGGGCTGGGACAAATTCGCCTCCTATCTCGAGCTTGAAGGCCTTGACGCCATTCCCGCCCGCCATGACGCCCGCGGGCTTCCCCGCGACGACATCCGCGAGCTCTACACGCGCTGCGCCAAGACGCTTGTGACCGTGGGCGATGCAACAGGCGACCAGGACCGCGCCACCGGCATGCGGCTGGAGCTTGTCGCGGGCGAAAACCCGCAGGCGCTGGCAGCCGGATCGGAAATGAGCTTCACCCTGCTGTGGGAAGGCGCACCGCTTGAAGACACGCAGGTGGCATTGTTCCAGCGCGGCGAAGACGGCGCCCTCGCCGCCCGGACGCTTGCCCGCACGGACGAGACCGGACAGGCCAGCTTCACCCTCCCCGCTGGAGGCACCTATATGGCCGCCAGCGTGCACATGATCGAGGCGCCGGTAGAGCGCAACGCCGACTGGCAGAGTTTCTGGGCTTCGCTGACCTTTGCTGTGGACTAGCCGGACTGCTGCCATGGGACCGTTTTCCGGGTTCCGGGGCCTTGTTCGCAACATGGCCAGGCCGGGGCTACCAGTCTCCTGGCGCATCGCAAAGCCGACCTTCGATGGTCCGTCCGGCAACGCCCGCTTGCCGTCCCCATGCAGGACGCTCGACAATTGTCGTAAAAAGAACAGCAGCTTGCTAAACTTTGGCCGAGCAAACTGACACAATATTAAGCCCCAGCCGACAAGATGCCCACGCGACAGGACGCATATCCTGTGAACAGGGGGTTGATGTGCGTTACCGAGAGACCGACGAAGTTTTCAAGACGCTGGTATCGGAACTGACCTCCACGATTCTGCCGACGACGATCATGGGCCTGACAATCCTGGCCATCGGCCTGTTTGCCTTTGACAGCCTTGGCGGCATCGAATTCGTGCTCGCCACCATCTGTGGAAGCCTTGCCTCGCTTGCCAAGATCGTGGTGACGGTGGCCCACCGGCGCATGAACGCGGCGAAACCCGCAACAGTTGAGCAGGCGGCGCGCTGGGAGCTGGCGCACGCGCTGCTCACCTTCGTCATCGCCGCCTCCGTCGGTGTGCTGGCAACCGCGGCCTTCGCCTATGACGACCTGTCAGTCCATATTCTCGCCACGGCGGTGATCTTCGGCTATTCCGCCGGGGTTGCCATCCGGATCTCGGTCCGGCCTTTCATTGCCGCGCCCGCGATCATGATTGCAGGGATACCGACAACGGTTTCCGCCATGCTTTACGGCGATACGGCCCACTGGATACTGGCGGCGGTCTGTGCGGCCTTCCTGGTGGCGGCGATGCAGAGCGTCTGGCATGTCTATGCCACCGCCACCCGGCAGATCTGCCTGCGCCTGGAAATGCAGCATCAGGCACGCCACGATCCGTTGACGGGGCTGCGCAATCGCACGGCGCTTGGCGAGGCTTTCAGGACACTTGGCAGCGCTGAAGATGCGCTGACCTGCGTGCATTGCTTCGACCTTGACGGCTTCAAGAGCGTCAATGACCGCTTTGGCCACGCCGTCGGAGACGAATTGTTGGCGGGTATCGGATCGAGACTCAGGGACAACCTGGAGCAGCCGAGTATCGCCGTGCGCGTCGGCGGCGATGAATTTGCCATTTTGCAGCCGGATGTCCGGCATCCCGTCGAAGCCGACCTGCTGGCCAGGCAGATCGCCAATGTTCTGAGCCTGCCGTACCGGATTGCCGGCGAAGAGATCACCATCGGCATCAGCCTGGGATACACATTGGCACGCTCCGGCTCTGCACGGCTTGAACAGATGATGGCTGTGGCGGACAAGGCCTCGTATCGCGCCAAGCGCAATGGCGGCGGTATCGAATGCGACCTTGCGTCCCCATTGGAAGCGCGCACATCCTCTGTCGCCGCATGACCGCATCTTCTGCGCCATAGCAACCGGCATTTCCAGCGACTGCCAGGGCGATCGCCAGCGGATCCAAGCGGTGATCCGCCGTTCCGGTTTCCAGGTCATTTCCGCAAACAAAAACCCCGCCGGGCAACCATCCGGCGGGGTTTGAACTTGCAA
This window harbors:
- a CDS encoding glycine cleavage T C-terminal barrel domain-containing protein; translated protein: MCRRWRSSGPRADDLAARVFGDEVRSIRFFRYKRLAFNGVDLVVARSGYSKQGGFEIYVEGGQHGEPLWDALFEAGRDLDVRAGCPNLIERIEAGMLSYGNDMTRANTPHECGLGRFCDTRSAIGCVGRDALLRVAREGPLKQIRYLEIDGDAVPPCPEPWTVSAQGEPVGQVTSAAWSPDFETNVAISMINRDCWEEGAMVEVATPAGNRPARVRGKSWL
- a CDS encoding HupE/UreJ family protein, with product MTLSLRSINQLLASLLVAVAVLLWAAGTVRSHEIRPAIADLVFAGDGTVRLEMSLILEAALAEIGAEHGDTDDSPNAQRYDALRLLDEAALAAEFERFQPRFLDGVALLADGARVPLDIVAVELVPVGDTDFARLSRLTLAGQLPPGAGAVVFSFDPAFGPSVIRVPDADGEYSYSAYLADGGPSEAIPVEGGLSRSAGEVFVDYVGIGFAHIVPKGLDHILFVVGLFLLSPRLKPLLVQITAFTIAHSVTLAMAMLGVISLPASIVEPLIAASIVFIAVENLATNRLSPWRPFVVFGFGLLHGLGFAGVLTEIGLSPAHFVSGLVAFNIGVEAGQLAVVAGCYALFGAWFSDKSWYRTRITMPMSLAIAAVAAWWFVERLGWVG
- the ccoG gene encoding cytochrome c oxidase accessory protein CcoG, which produces MNTQTPTVASQDADEIERLDAESVNAAWKRKPLYEARKKIFPKRAEGTYRRFKWLVMLVTLGIYYLTPWLRWDRGPFAPDQAVLLDVANRRFYFFFIEIWPQEFFFVAGLLVMAGFGLFLITSAVGRAWCGYTCPQTVWVDLFLVVERWIEGDRNQRMKLDAAPWSASKLFKRVAKHASWIFIGVATGGAWIFYFADAPTLFVNFFTGNAAPIAYITVAVLTATTYTFGGLMREQVCIYMCPWPRIQAAMLDENSLVVTYNDWRGEPRGRHAKKAAAQGLVQGDCVDCNACVAVCPMGIDIRDGQQLECITCALCIDACDTVMDKLDRPRGLISYATLADYADNMALAQDPVTGTLDPGRTRTEDGGFVDAVKHFNWRIVFRARSLMYMGVWSLVGIALLVGLLSRDRLEVNVLHDRNPQYVLESNGDIRNGYSVKILNMIPEPRVIFLSIEGLPGATMRIPGIDQPAGVSFAIPVEPDRLRELRVNVLQPKEYVSSETAKFRFITEDRASTERDSYTANFHAPETK
- a CDS encoding FixH family protein; translation: MQMIRAIFQPKEFTGRHMLFTMVAFFGVIITVNLIMARFAVTTWSGLVVPNTYVASQQFNAKAAESRDIAALGYQLEFGSDVDGLSIRFSDRRGEPALADSMVVALRRPVGTDQDRELVMVRGSDGIYRAEGQLAQGEWIATVTASNNGQTLYKRGRRFHVRADGSLLP
- a CDS encoding tryptophan 7-halogenase, which translates into the protein MRVDVAIIGAGTAGAAAAATLAPRASVVLLDRVAPPVWRIGETLPGAARRVLTTLGAWQRFEAAGHGAAPLKVSRWGSDEAVELDAFRDPDGAGWRIDRARFEADLRAGAVARGAILMAPVSVSGLYRGAQGWTVRLEGGDMIMARQIIDAGGRRSQLLRPFGQRRMVMDRLACVYQRLRQRGEADPATYTQSTPEGWWYTALLPDGWRVIGFHGDSDQPVIRALMREGPIAAARRTAGLAQALGELDDGSVSKPQVCAANSAAASSAGQGWLAAGDSAIALDPLSSQGLFNALVTGMEAGESALALLDGDETAMPAHAARTGRIWQAYAGHHATYYGMERRWPDAPFWQRRLGASRAPVALVD
- a CDS encoding DUF4198 domain-containing protein yields the protein MTRRTSLKRATAFFGLALTFAQVSAVSGHEFWIEPEAFAVARDREIRADIRVGQDFKGDILPYIPSRFTAFKRYDRLGESDVSGTTGDLPALALTPRSEGLTLFTYVSVAERIRFQGWDKFASYLELEGLDAIPARHDARGLPRDDIRELYTRCAKTLVTVGDATGDQDRATGMRLELVAGENPQALAAGSEMSFTLLWEGAPLEDTQVALFQRGEDGALAARTLARTDETGQASFTLPAGGTYMAASVHMIEAPVERNADWQSFWASLTFAVD
- a CDS encoding GGDEF domain-containing protein; its protein translation is MRYRETDEVFKTLVSELTSTILPTTIMGLTILAIGLFAFDSLGGIEFVLATICGSLASLAKIVVTVAHRRMNAAKPATVEQAARWELAHALLTFVIAASVGVLATAAFAYDDLSVHILATAVIFGYSAGVAIRISVRPFIAAPAIMIAGIPTTVSAMLYGDTAHWILAAVCAAFLVAAMQSVWHVYATATRQICLRLEMQHQARHDPLTGLRNRTALGEAFRTLGSAEDALTCVHCFDLDGFKSVNDRFGHAVGDELLAGIGSRLRDNLEQPSIAVRVGGDEFAILQPDVRHPVEADLLARQIANVLSLPYRIAGEEITIGISLGYTLARSGSARLEQMMAVADKASYRAKRNGGGIECDLASPLEARTSSVAA
- a CDS encoding LodA/GoxA family CTQ-dependent oxidase, with product MEKEPPVPECFETEATSAERLIEMFVEMGQAKRTRVDPPPAQRAVFRKLHGVAHGYLERHDDMPEHMRVGIFAHQRLKAWMRFSSDTGPTSPDLGSTLGIGLKLFGVPGENALGEQGETADLIMQAASRFFVNDAKEMVEFTYAGVVQRNYNAYLARHRETNDILNAMTAPKGSVLTTTYWAILPFHLGDEIIKYRLEPETAPENVPDDATDYLKTDMVNRLSERDYRFVLSVQLRTNPDTMPLDKAMVEWPESESEFRPVATLVIPRQRVDARGQSDYGQNLSFNIWRVPPENRPSEESSIAVVRRSVYAAGAALRQSANGQLIGDPVEPRPVEPMHDETDDCIVQAVIYPSIGVARVGSSEEYFYGPEVIDPAPLPPGSYRDADKKLKRQAARFRIYGCNARGDIIRELTGEDRDAEIRWSVQLANQKAAWYGFQLALDIPEANYAPPTTLRNPGVADRTRLAITPEARHLQGAEAGPERFEGKFMDIPVYLGEISTDAAARLTVLGGMGRSQSYDDSAAITFANNEGWYDDVSDGPVTAEVFLDGQRLQVVPAWVVVAPPNYGPQRKSVRTMWDLMRDIAIKSKMLAAPTRPSFTAEILPIFERMAGLQWTNAGFAGGFGWEGAFDLTSREALAGLGSTSPAFREQRRVIYNNFRNFARDSYSPVPWPWLYGDAMNVPPADTPRQNAVLSDCQMAMLKKWSEGNFEPDYDPDRLPVREVDELPPAEQGEMLTRAALEFCLADAFHPGCEMTWPVRASSMYMAPFRFLHAPKGWIEPQQSEVLTTDSVTIPNGPLFGQLPGGITRWMAVPWQTDTSSCRSGYTPSYDPYVPSFWPARVPNEVLTRENYDIVMDTNRPMSERRKAFANREAWIEPLGADGYTHQINNMIQHFDFLGVVEVRDGPGDAEFPDKIEVEDYARLITPEEEHYRERENLGAEATSPGPLTHSLEGVRRRGVRSATEVDLSEIDLVNRFPRGLPTQR